The Mugil cephalus isolate CIBA_MC_2020 chromosome 11, CIBA_Mcephalus_1.1, whole genome shotgun sequence genome includes a window with the following:
- the LOC125015859 gene encoding myelin-associated glycoprotein-like: MPGFNFLILQFCLLGYVFVCSSAWRVMMPSHLKGLVGSCLVIPCRFDYNKYPPQRPDRVVWYQYVSRGYPLVYDDWYPTYVTYDIFRGKTQAYRSGYGKTCSLKIEPLTWSHHRQKLYPWVDPENIGKSTHGFYDTTVMIEVVDTADPPNLQIYGAKKVGHSVDVHCSVYHTCPTKPPTLSLNIPHGNQDRTPVELTDGTFKTTLKATLLIENDSQRVVCSVQYPTGHTKSTSSNINAECSILPLTISSTSNEFLEGYPSKVTCTATYTCSKHRPTLTWSYGNMPTSTATTKEAQWKTISTLTFTSSANDPGRSLTCYAVFSNGERQETSITLQVKKPLSIAPVIAVPLVVLILIILAVVLGVFICRRRRHTEDSMKPPPRPEKRNSFWNKLPRRQGNAVNLSVGYSNNPNTIISGSNFSEPLNLSPED, from the exons ATGCCTGGATTCAACTTTCTTATCCTGCAGTTCTGTCTTCTTG GATATGTCTTCGTCTGCTCCAGTGCTTGGCGTGTTATGATGCCAAGCCACTTGAAAGGATTGGTGGGTTCCTGCCTTGTCATCCCTTGTAGGTTTGACTACAATAAATATCCACCTCAGAGACCAGATCGTGTTGTTTGGTACCAGTATGTGAGTCGAGGATATCCTTTGGTTTATGATGACTGGTACCCAACTTATGTCACTTATGACATATTCCGTGGAAAAACACAAGCCTATAGGTCTGGATATGGGAAGACATGCAGCCTAAAGATCGAACCACTGACCTGGAGTCATCACAGACAGAAGCTTTATCCCTGGGTGGATCCAGAGAATATTGGGAAAAGCACCCACGGATTCTATGATACAACCGTAATGATTGAAGTAGTGG ACACAGCAGATCCCCCGAATCTTCAAATCTATGGAGCCAAGAAGGTTGGACACTCTGTAGATGTGCATTGCTCTGTTTATCACACCTGTCCCACTAAACCCCCAACTCTGAGTCTCAACATCCCACATGGAAACCAGGATCGTACTCCTGTTGAACTGACTGATGGCACATTCAAAACCACCTTGAAGGCCACTTTGCTCATTGAGAATGACTCTCAAAGAGTGGTGTGCTCTGTTCAATACCCTACTGGTCACACTAAAAGCACCTCTAGCAACATAAACGCAGAAT GTTCCATTTTACCATTGACTATCAGCTCTACATCAAATGAATTTCTTGAAGGATATCCAAGCAAAGTGACCTGCACTGCCACATACACATGCTCTAAACATAGGCCCACTCTGACATGGAGCTATGGTAACATGCCAACATCCACTGCTACTACCAAGGAGGCTCAGTGGAAGACTATCTCCACACTGACGTTCACATCATCAGCCAACGACCCAGGAAGATCTCTGACATGCTACGCAGTATTCTCtaatggagagagacaggaaacgAGCATCACCCTACAAGTCAAGA AACCTCTGAGCATTGCTCCAGTCATTGCAGTCCCACTTGTAGTCCTGATCCTAATCATCTTAGCTGTGGTGTTAGGAGTCTTCATCTGCAGGAGAAG GAGGCACACTGAGGACTCAATGAAACCACCACCTCGACCGGAGAAAAG GAATTCATTCTGGAACAAGCTTCCCAG ACGCCAAGGCAATGCTGTGAACCTCAGTGTGGGCTATTC AAACAACCCCAACACCATCATCTCCGGCAGTAATTTCTCCGAACCACTCAATCTATCCCCAGAGGATTGA